One Leclercia pneumoniae genomic region harbors:
- the narQ gene encoding nitrate/nitrite two-component system sensor histidine kinase NarQ, translating into MIVKRPVSRSLARAFISIIVLSILSSAVALLTLASSQRDAEAINIAGSLRMQSYRLGYELQRGGSDLHEHLLTWQNTLNAPALTSLDKWYVPEEVKQRYHQLQAAWQVMNEQLLQGNEAWYQAHIEEYIGRMDAFVLSLQHYAEHKMQMVVIISLAGGGGILLLVFITLRRIRRQVVAPLNHLVSSSLQIEQGRFDTPAPDSDLPNELGLLSRTFNHMAEELHTLYRSLESSVEEKTHHLHEAHQQLEMLFTCSQALNASQTDSHCFRHILQIVKEHTGMRYLALSTSDGWQMSEGYKSDRLPMQQLPVVMQETRFGELCWQNEHGTVSGPLMKSVATMLGRGIYVNQSQKHFQQLLLMEERATIARELHDSLAQVLSYLRIQLTLLKHAVPEENQPAQTIISDFSRALNDAWLQLRELLTTFRLTLNHANLPAALQESLDGLQSQTRAKLSLDCRLSSLALDAQKQVHLLQIVREAVLNAIKHAQASEIAVACVTTASGEHIVSIRDNGIGIGDASEPPGHYGLNIMRERAVRLGGTLHFTRPAEGGTQVEVRFPQ; encoded by the coding sequence GTGATAGTAAAACGACCCGTCTCGCGAAGCCTTGCCCGGGCATTCATCTCCATAATTGTGTTATCGATCCTGTCCAGCGCAGTAGCGCTATTGACCCTTGCCAGCAGCCAACGCGATGCAGAAGCCATTAACATTGCCGGCTCCCTGCGTATGCAGAGCTATCGTCTTGGCTACGAGCTGCAGCGTGGTGGGAGCGATCTGCATGAGCACTTGCTTACCTGGCAAAACACGCTGAATGCGCCAGCGTTAACATCGCTGGATAAGTGGTATGTGCCGGAGGAGGTAAAGCAACGCTATCATCAGTTGCAGGCGGCATGGCAGGTGATGAATGAGCAATTATTGCAGGGCAACGAGGCGTGGTACCAGGCGCATATCGAAGAGTATATCGGGCGAATGGATGCCTTTGTGCTTTCACTGCAACATTATGCCGAACACAAGATGCAGATGGTGGTGATCATTTCGCTGGCAGGCGGCGGCGGGATCCTGCTGCTGGTCTTTATCACGCTGCGTCGCATTCGCCGCCAGGTCGTCGCCCCGCTCAACCATCTGGTAAGCTCCAGCCTGCAGATTGAACAAGGCCGCTTTGATACCCCCGCTCCGGACAGCGATCTGCCCAACGAACTGGGCCTGCTGTCGCGCACCTTTAACCATATGGCCGAGGAGTTGCACACCCTTTACCGCTCCCTGGAAAGCTCCGTGGAAGAGAAAACCCATCATTTGCATGAGGCCCACCAGCAGCTGGAGATGCTTTTCACCTGTTCACAGGCCCTGAATGCCAGCCAGACAGACAGCCACTGCTTTCGCCACATTTTGCAAATTGTGAAGGAGCATACCGGCATGCGCTATCTGGCGCTAAGCACCAGCGACGGCTGGCAGATGAGTGAGGGCTACAAAAGTGATCGTTTACCCATGCAGCAGTTGCCGGTGGTGATGCAGGAGACGCGATTTGGTGAACTCTGTTGGCAGAACGAGCACGGCACGGTGTCAGGGCCGCTGATGAAAAGCGTGGCCACGATGCTGGGGCGCGGCATCTATGTGAACCAGTCGCAGAAGCATTTCCAGCAACTGCTGTTGATGGAGGAGCGTGCCACCATTGCCCGGGAATTGCACGACTCGCTGGCCCAGGTACTCTCTTATTTACGCATTCAGCTAACGTTGTTAAAACACGCCGTACCGGAGGAGAACCAGCCGGCGCAGACCATTATTAGCGACTTCTCGCGAGCGCTGAACGATGCCTGGCTTCAGTTACGCGAACTGCTGACCACCTTCCGCCTGACGCTCAATCATGCCAACCTCCCCGCGGCGCTCCAGGAGTCGCTGGATGGCTTACAAAGCCAGACCCGCGCGAAACTCTCTTTAGATTGTCGTCTCTCCTCCCTCGCCCTCGATGCGCAAAAGCAGGTGCACCTGCTGCAGATTGTGCGCGAAGCGGTGCTGAACGCTATTAAGCATGCGCAGGCCAGTGAGATTGCCGTCGCCTGCGTGACCACCGCCAGCGGCGAGCACATCGTTTCTATTCGCGACAATGGGATAGGGATTGGCGATGCCAGCGAACCCCCTGGCCATTACGGGCTCAATATCATGCGCGAGCGCGCCGTGCGGCTGGGAGGGACTCTTCACTTCACGCGTCCGGCGGAGGGGGGAACTCAGGTGGAGGTGCGTTTTCCACAATGA
- the acrD gene encoding multidrug efflux RND transporter permease AcrD — MANFFIDRPIFAWVLAILLCLTGTLAIFSLPVEQYPDLAPPNVRITANYPGASAQTLENTVTQVIEQNMTGLDNLMYMSSQSSATGMATVTLSFSAGSDPDEAVQQVQNQLQSALRKLPQAVQNQGVTVRKTGDTNILTIAFVSTDNSMDKQDIADYVASNIQDPLSRINGVGDIDAYGSPYSMRIWLDPAKLNSVQMTAKDVTDAIESQNAQIAVGQLGGTPAIDKQALNATINSQSLLQTPQQFRDITLRVNQDGSEVRLGDVATIEMGAEKYDYLSRFNGNAASGLGVKLASGANEMATAKLVIDRLDELSHFFPHGLEYKVAYETTSFVKASIEDVVKTLLEAIALVFLVMYLFLQNFRATLIPTIAVPVVLMGTFSVLYAFGYSINTLTMFAIVLAIGLLVDDAIVVVENVERIMSEEGLSPREATRKSMGQIQGALVGIALVLSAVFVPMAFFGGTTGAIYRQFSITIVSAMVLSVLVAMILTPALCATLLKPLHKGEHHGQKGLFGWFNRMFNRNAARYEAGVGRVLQHSLRWIVVYVLLLGGMVFLFLRLPTSFLPLEDRGMFITSVQLPSGATQQQTLKVVQQVEQYFFTKEKENVVSVFATVGSGPGGNGQNVARMFVRLKDWEQRDAKTGTSFAIIERATKAFSRIKEARVFASSPPAISGLGSSAGFDMELQDHAGAGHDALMAARDRLLELAGEEPNLTRVRHNGLDDSPQLQIDIDQRKAQALGVSIDDINDTLHTAWGSSYVNDFMDRGRVKKVYVQAAAKYRMLPEDINLWYVRNKEGSMVPFSAFATSRWQTGSPRMERYNGYAAVEIVGEAAPGVSTGTAMDVMEGLVSQLPAGFGLEWTAMSYQERLSGAQAPALYALSLLVVFLCLAALYESWSVPFSVMLVVPLGVIGALLATWMRGLENDVYFQVGLLTVIGLSAKNAILIVEFANEMNEKGQDLVAATLDACRQRLRPILMTSLAFVFGVLPMATSSGAGSASQHAVGTGVMGGMIAATILAIYFVPLFFVLVRRRFPLKARPE, encoded by the coding sequence ATGGCGAATTTTTTCATCGATCGCCCCATTTTTGCCTGGGTACTGGCAATCTTATTATGCCTGACCGGCACCCTGGCCATTTTTTCACTTCCTGTTGAGCAATATCCCGACCTGGCACCGCCGAATGTGCGTATCACTGCCAACTATCCGGGGGCGTCGGCACAGACGCTGGAAAATACGGTCACCCAGGTTATCGAGCAGAATATGACCGGCCTCGATAACCTGATGTATATGTCTTCCCAGAGCAGCGCTACCGGTATGGCAACGGTCACGCTGAGCTTTTCCGCCGGCAGCGATCCCGACGAAGCGGTGCAACAGGTGCAAAACCAGCTGCAGTCAGCCCTGCGTAAACTGCCCCAGGCGGTGCAGAATCAGGGGGTGACGGTGCGTAAAACCGGGGACACCAATATCCTGACCATCGCCTTCGTCTCTACCGATAACTCAATGGATAAGCAGGACATCGCCGACTACGTCGCCAGTAATATTCAGGATCCGCTGAGCCGTATTAACGGCGTGGGGGATATCGACGCCTACGGCTCACCATACTCCATGCGCATCTGGCTTGACCCGGCGAAACTGAACAGCGTTCAGATGACGGCGAAAGATGTGACCGACGCTATCGAGTCGCAAAACGCCCAGATTGCCGTTGGCCAGTTGGGCGGGACGCCCGCCATCGACAAGCAGGCGCTGAACGCCACCATCAATTCGCAATCATTACTGCAGACACCGCAGCAGTTCCGGGACATCACGCTGCGCGTGAATCAGGACGGCTCCGAGGTGCGCCTCGGCGACGTGGCGACGATTGAGATGGGTGCCGAGAAATATGACTATCTTAGCCGGTTCAACGGCAATGCAGCCTCCGGGCTGGGGGTGAAACTGGCGTCGGGGGCCAACGAAATGGCCACCGCCAAACTGGTCATCGACCGCCTCGATGAACTGTCGCATTTCTTTCCCCACGGGCTCGAATACAAGGTCGCGTACGAAACCACCTCCTTCGTGAAAGCCTCTATCGAGGACGTAGTCAAAACGCTGCTGGAAGCCATCGCGCTGGTGTTCCTCGTGATGTATCTGTTCCTGCAAAACTTCCGCGCCACCCTCATTCCAACCATCGCCGTGCCTGTGGTACTGATGGGGACCTTCTCCGTGCTCTATGCCTTTGGCTACAGCATTAACACCCTGACGATGTTTGCTATAGTGCTGGCGATAGGGCTACTGGTCGATGACGCCATTGTGGTGGTGGAAAACGTCGAACGCATCATGAGCGAGGAGGGGCTCTCCCCACGGGAGGCCACCCGAAAATCAATGGGGCAGATCCAGGGGGCGCTGGTGGGTATCGCCCTGGTGCTGTCGGCCGTCTTTGTGCCAATGGCCTTCTTTGGCGGCACTACGGGGGCTATCTATCGCCAGTTCTCCATTACCATTGTCTCGGCGATGGTACTGTCCGTGCTGGTGGCGATGATCCTGACCCCTGCCCTCTGCGCTACCCTGCTTAAGCCGCTACACAAAGGCGAGCATCACGGGCAAAAAGGCTTGTTCGGGTGGTTCAACCGCATGTTCAATCGCAACGCGGCACGCTATGAAGCGGGCGTGGGGCGAGTTTTGCAGCACAGTCTGCGCTGGATTGTGGTGTACGTGCTGCTGCTGGGCGGAATGGTGTTCCTGTTCCTGCGCCTGCCCACCTCATTTTTACCTCTGGAAGACCGCGGCATGTTTATTACCTCGGTGCAGCTTCCCAGCGGCGCGACGCAGCAGCAGACACTGAAAGTGGTGCAGCAGGTCGAACAGTATTTCTTCACCAAAGAGAAAGAGAACGTCGTGTCGGTGTTTGCCACCGTCGGCTCTGGCCCTGGCGGCAACGGGCAGAACGTGGCACGTATGTTTGTACGCCTGAAAGATTGGGAGCAACGTGATGCGAAAACTGGCACCTCGTTTGCCATTATCGAGCGTGCCACCAAAGCGTTCAGTCGGATTAAAGAAGCGCGCGTCTTTGCCAGCAGCCCGCCGGCCATCAGCGGCCTGGGTAGCTCCGCCGGTTTTGATATGGAGTTGCAGGATCACGCCGGTGCGGGGCATGACGCCCTGATGGCGGCGCGCGATCGCCTGCTGGAGCTGGCCGGAGAAGAGCCCAACCTGACCCGGGTACGCCACAACGGCCTTGATGACAGCCCCCAGTTACAGATCGATATCGATCAGCGTAAAGCGCAGGCGCTGGGCGTCTCTATTGATGATATCAACGACACGCTGCATACCGCGTGGGGCTCCAGCTACGTGAATGATTTTATGGATCGTGGCCGCGTGAAGAAGGTCTACGTGCAGGCAGCCGCCAAATACCGCATGCTGCCGGAGGATATCAACCTCTGGTACGTACGCAATAAAGAAGGCAGCATGGTGCCCTTCTCCGCCTTCGCTACGTCACGCTGGCAAACCGGCTCGCCGCGCATGGAGCGCTACAACGGCTATGCGGCAGTGGAAATTGTCGGGGAAGCCGCGCCAGGCGTCAGTACCGGTACGGCAATGGATGTGATGGAAGGGCTGGTCAGTCAGCTTCCGGCAGGCTTCGGGCTGGAGTGGACGGCCATGTCGTATCAAGAACGCCTCTCCGGCGCGCAGGCACCTGCGCTCTATGCGCTGTCGCTGCTGGTCGTCTTCCTCTGTCTGGCCGCGCTCTATGAGAGCTGGTCAGTTCCCTTCTCGGTCATGCTGGTGGTGCCGCTGGGGGTAATTGGCGCCCTGCTGGCCACCTGGATGCGCGGGCTTGAGAACGACGTCTACTTCCAGGTCGGGTTGCTGACGGTTATTGGGCTATCGGCGAAGAACGCCATATTGATCGTCGAATTCGCTAACGAGATGAATGAGAAGGGCCAGGATCTGGTAGCCGCTACGCTGGATGCGTGCCGTCAGCGATTGCGTCCAATTCTGATGACCTCGCTGGCGTTTGTTTTCGGCGTACTGCCGATGGCGACCAGTTCCGGTGCCGGCTCAGCAAGTCAGCATGCGGTAGGGACGGGCGTAATGGGCGGGATGATCGCGGCCACGATACTTGCCATCTACTTTGTACCGCTCTTCTTTGTGCTGGTACGCCGTCGCTTCCCGCTAAAAGCGCGCCCGGAATAA
- the ypfM gene encoding protein YpfM — translation MIERELGNWKDFIEVMLRK, via the coding sequence ATGATTGAACGTGAACTGGGGAACTGGAAAGATTTTATCGAAGTCATGCTTCGTAAATGA
- a CDS encoding ArsC family reductase: MTQLYGIKNCDTIKKARRWLEDNNIDYRFHDYRVDGLDEDLLQKFIAELGWEALLNTRGTTWRKLDESLRASINNADSAAALMIEMPAIIKRPLLWTPGQPMLLGFSDSSYQRYFDEV, from the coding sequence ATGACCCAGCTCTATGGCATCAAAAATTGCGATACCATCAAAAAAGCACGCCGCTGGCTTGAAGATAACAATATTGACTATCGTTTTCATGACTATCGCGTGGACGGACTGGATGAAGATTTGCTGCAAAAATTTATCGCTGAACTGGGTTGGGAAGCGTTGCTGAACACCCGAGGGACGACCTGGCGTAAGCTGGATGAGAGCCTGCGCGCCAGCATTAATAACGCCGACAGCGCGGCGGCACTGATGATTGAAATGCCTGCAATCATTAAACGCCCATTGCTCTGGACGCCAGGTCAGCCTATGCTGCTGGGCTTTAGTGATTCCAGTTACCAACGCTATTTTGACGAGGTGTAG
- the dapE gene encoding succinyl-diaminopimelate desuccinylase has protein sequence MSCPVIELTQQLIRRPSLSPDDAGCQALMIERLRAIGFTVEAMDFGDTQNFWAWRGEGETLAFAGHTDVVPAGNADLWINPPFEPTIRDGMLFGRGAADMKGSLAAMVVAAERFVAQHPNHKGRLAFLITSDEEASAKNGTVKVVETLMARNERLDYCLVGEPSSTEVVGDVVKNGRRGSLTCNLTIHGVQGHVAYPHLADNPVHRAAPMLNELVGIEWDKGNEYFPPTSMQIANIQAGTGSNNVIPGDLFVQFNFRFSTELTDEMIKARVAALLDKYALRYSVDWWLSGQPFLTGRGKLVDAVVNAIAHYNEIKPQLLTTGGTSDGRFIARMGAQVVELGPVNATIHKINECVNAADLQLLARMYQRIMEQLIA, from the coding sequence ATGTCATGCCCGGTCATTGAGCTGACTCAGCAGCTTATTCGCCGCCCCTCCCTCAGCCCGGACGACGCTGGTTGTCAGGCGCTAATGATAGAACGCCTGCGCGCTATCGGCTTCACCGTTGAAGCGATGGATTTTGGCGATACGCAAAACTTCTGGGCGTGGCGTGGTGAGGGCGAAACCCTGGCCTTTGCCGGACACACCGACGTGGTACCTGCGGGCAACGCCGACCTCTGGATCAACCCGCCTTTCGAACCCACCATCCGCGACGGTATGCTGTTTGGTCGCGGCGCGGCAGACATGAAAGGCTCGCTGGCGGCCATGGTTGTGGCGGCTGAACGCTTTGTCGCTCAGCATCCGAACCATAAAGGCCGTCTGGCATTTCTGATCACCTCTGATGAAGAGGCCAGCGCTAAAAACGGCACCGTGAAGGTAGTCGAAACCCTGATGGCGCGTAATGAACGCCTGGACTACTGCCTGGTGGGTGAGCCCTCCAGCACCGAAGTGGTGGGGGATGTGGTGAAAAATGGTCGTCGGGGCTCACTCACCTGCAACCTGACCATCCACGGCGTGCAGGGCCATGTTGCCTACCCACACCTGGCCGATAACCCGGTACACCGCGCAGCCCCTATGCTCAACGAGCTGGTGGGTATCGAGTGGGACAAAGGCAATGAGTACTTCCCGCCCACCAGCATGCAGATTGCCAACATCCAGGCCGGAACCGGCAGTAACAACGTGATCCCGGGCGATCTGTTCGTTCAGTTTAACTTCCGCTTCAGCACCGAGCTGACCGACGAGATGATCAAAGCCCGTGTGGCCGCGCTTTTGGATAAATATGCGCTGCGCTACAGCGTGGATTGGTGGCTCTCAGGCCAACCTTTCCTGACCGGACGCGGCAAGCTGGTCGATGCGGTCGTTAACGCTATCGCGCACTATAATGAAATTAAACCGCAGCTACTTACCACGGGCGGCACATCCGATGGGCGCTTTATCGCCCGTATGGGTGCGCAAGTGGTAGAACTTGGGCCAGTGAACGCCACCATTCATAAAATCAATGAATGCGTGAATGCGGCTGATTTACAGCTACTGGCTCGTATGTATCAACGTATCATGGAGCAGCTCATCGCCTGA
- a CDS encoding YpfN family protein: MDWLAKYWWILVLVFLVGVLINVIKDLNRVDHKKFLANKPDLPPHRDFNDKWDDDDDWPNKDQKK, from the coding sequence ATGGACTGGCTGGCAAAATACTGGTGGATTCTGGTGTTGGTTTTCCTGGTGGGCGTGCTGATCAATGTCATCAAAGATCTGAATCGCGTGGACCACAAGAAATTCCTCGCCAACAAACCCGACCTCCCGCCGCATCGTGATTTTAACGATAAGTGGGATGATGACGACGACTGGCCGAACAAAGACCAGAAGAAGTGA
- the ypfH gene encoding esterase, which yields MKHDHFVVQSPVQPAKQLLLLFHGVGDSAANMAQIGSWFAPHFPDALIVSIGGAEPCGPNGRQWFAVQGVTEESRQGRVDAIMPRFIETVHYWQQQSGVGANATALIGFSQGSIMSLESIKAEPGLASRVIAFNGRYATLPQYADTATTIHLIHGGEDRIIELSHAVDAQEALLRAGGDVTLDIVEDLGHAIDDRSMQFALDHLRFTVPKHYFDEALSGGKPNDDDIVEFL from the coding sequence ATGAAACATGATCATTTTGTTGTTCAAAGCCCGGTGCAACCGGCAAAACAATTATTGCTGCTGTTTCATGGCGTAGGCGATAGCGCGGCTAACATGGCGCAGATCGGATCCTGGTTTGCGCCGCATTTCCCGGATGCGCTTATTGTCAGCATCGGTGGCGCAGAGCCGTGCGGCCCGAACGGCCGCCAGTGGTTCGCCGTGCAGGGCGTGACCGAAGAGAGTCGTCAGGGGCGGGTGGACGCCATCATGCCGCGATTTATCGAAACGGTGCACTACTGGCAGCAGCAGAGTGGGGTAGGCGCCAATGCCACCGCGCTGATTGGTTTCTCGCAGGGCTCAATTATGTCGCTGGAAAGTATAAAAGCAGAGCCGGGGCTGGCATCACGGGTGATTGCCTTTAATGGCCGCTACGCCACCCTGCCGCAATATGCCGATACCGCCACGACCATCCATCTGATTCACGGTGGTGAAGACCGGATCATTGAGTTATCGCACGCCGTCGACGCCCAGGAGGCATTGCTGCGGGCGGGAGGAGATGTGACGCTGGATATCGTTGAAGATCTGGGTCACGCCATCGACGATCGCAGTATGCAGTTCGCACTGGACCATCTGCGTTTTACCGTACCGAAGCACTATTTTGACGAAGCGCTGAGCGGCGGTAAGCCTAACGACGATGACATCGTAGAGTTCTTGTAA
- a CDS encoding tRNA(Met) cytidine acetyltransferase TmcA: MSKGVETLSRFQLQLARAGHRRLLVVSGEDEWAQQQALTLCDTLAGDWLWVGNNAPVPNACAPQALSNLLGREHLHAVFDARYGFDVAALAALCGTLRAGSLLVLLTPPLTQWPSKPDQDAVRWSDSAEPIATPRFVQHFCRHLAADPQVLLWQQGDPLILPDLPPAIPWQPASGEPQREQAQILERLLTQPPGITAVTAPRGRGKSALAGMLLQRITGNAIVTAPSRGATDVIAHFADKHFHFMAPDALLASGRVADWLIVDEAAAIPGPLLEQLVSRFPRVLLTTTVQGYEGTGRGFLLKFCARFAGLRYFPLSEPMRWAVGCPLERFIDEVLLFDDRPDSEPAQGEVRFLPLEPEAWLSAPARPSAVYKLLCAAHYRTSPLDLRRMMDAPGQHFTVACKGDRVTGAVWLVDEGGLAPGLSRAVWAGYRRPRGNLVAQSLAAHGGSPLAATLSGRRITRVAVHPGHQRQGLGQALIASAAASATVDYLSVSFGYTEELWRFWQRCGFVLVRIGSHREASSGCYSAMAIRPLSDAGRALCAHEHQRLRRDARIIERWNGEKIPVETLESATLTDDDWLELAGFAWAHRPFSASVGSLTRLLNATSAPLEALRGKIELQLEEGEMSRRLGLNGRKALLARLRAETGQTLAQLDLPRSQQLKNDILQWQFFQ; this comes from the coding sequence ATGTCTAAGGGCGTTGAGACATTATCCCGGTTTCAACTGCAGTTGGCGCGTGCCGGGCATCGGCGTCTACTGGTGGTCAGCGGTGAAGATGAGTGGGCGCAGCAGCAGGCGCTCACCCTTTGCGATACGCTTGCCGGCGACTGGCTTTGGGTGGGCAATAACGCGCCGGTTCCGAACGCCTGCGCTCCCCAGGCATTAAGCAACCTGCTGGGTCGAGAGCATCTTCACGCCGTGTTTGATGCACGTTACGGCTTTGACGTGGCCGCCCTGGCGGCGCTCTGCGGTACGCTGCGCGCCGGCAGTCTGCTGGTCCTGCTGACGCCCCCTTTAACACAGTGGCCCTCCAAACCTGATCAGGACGCCGTGCGCTGGAGCGACAGCGCCGAGCCAATTGCTACACCGCGTTTCGTGCAGCACTTTTGTCGCCACCTCGCTGCCGATCCGCAGGTGCTCCTGTGGCAGCAGGGCGACCCGTTGATCCTTCCGGACCTACCGCCAGCGATCCCCTGGCAACCCGCCAGCGGTGAACCCCAGCGCGAGCAGGCGCAAATCCTCGAGCGTTTACTGACCCAGCCCCCAGGCATCACCGCCGTTACTGCCCCCCGCGGGCGAGGCAAATCGGCGCTGGCGGGCATGCTACTGCAACGTATTACCGGCAACGCAATCGTGACGGCACCGTCCAGAGGCGCCACGGACGTTATTGCCCACTTCGCCGATAAGCACTTTCACTTTATGGCGCCGGACGCGCTGCTGGCCTCAGGGCGAGTGGCTGACTGGCTCATTGTTGACGAAGCTGCTGCCATCCCCGGCCCGCTACTGGAACAGCTGGTGAGTCGTTTTCCGCGGGTACTGTTAACCACAACCGTACAGGGGTACGAAGGCACGGGCCGGGGATTTTTACTGAAGTTCTGCGCTCGCTTTGCCGGGCTGCGCTATTTCCCGCTTTCCGAGCCGATGCGCTGGGCCGTCGGCTGTCCGCTGGAGCGCTTTATCGATGAGGTGCTGCTGTTTGACGATCGCCCTGACAGTGAGCCTGCGCAGGGCGAGGTCCGTTTTTTACCCCTTGAGCCGGAAGCCTGGCTCTCTGCCCCCGCGCGGCCATCCGCGGTCTATAAACTCCTGTGTGCCGCCCATTATCGTACCTCGCCGCTCGACTTACGGCGGATGATGGATGCTCCGGGCCAACACTTTACCGTCGCCTGCAAGGGGGATCGCGTAACGGGGGCAGTGTGGCTGGTCGATGAAGGCGGCTTGGCGCCTGGACTCAGCCGGGCGGTCTGGGCCGGGTACCGGCGTCCGCGCGGTAATCTGGTGGCGCAGTCTCTGGCAGCACATGGCGGCTCGCCGCTTGCCGCGACCCTCAGCGGCAGACGAATAACCCGGGTGGCCGTCCATCCTGGCCACCAGCGTCAGGGGCTCGGTCAGGCGCTGATTGCCAGCGCGGCGGCCAGCGCAACGGTCGATTACCTCTCGGTCAGCTTCGGCTATACCGAGGAGCTCTGGCGCTTCTGGCAGCGCTGCGGTTTTGTGCTGGTACGAATAGGCAGCCACCGGGAGGCGAGCAGCGGCTGCTACAGCGCCATGGCGATACGTCCCCTCAGCGATGCAGGGCGAGCGCTTTGCGCGCATGAGCATCAACGCCTGCGCCGGGATGCCCGCATCATTGAGCGCTGGAATGGTGAAAAGATCCCGGTAGAGACGCTTGAGTCGGCTACCCTTACGGATGATGACTGGCTGGAGCTGGCGGGATTCGCCTGGGCTCATCGCCCGTTTTCCGCCTCTGTGGGCAGCCTCACCCGGCTGTTAAATGCCACCTCAGCACCGCTGGAGGCGTTAAGGGGCAAAATCGAGCTGCAGCTGGAGGAGGGCGAAATGAGCCGCAGGCTGGGGCTAAACGGGCGTAAAGCGCTGTTAGCGCGGTTGCGTGCCGAAACCGGCCAGACACTGGCGCAGCTGGATCTGCCGCGTAGCCAGCAGCTCAAAAACGACATATTGCAATGGCAATTTTTTCAATGA
- the ypfJ gene encoding KPN_02809 family neutral zinc metallopeptidase — protein MRWQGRRESDNVEDRRSGGGGPMMGGPGFRLPRGKGGLVLLVVVLVAGYYGVDLTGLLTGQPMEQQQSQRSISPNEDEAAKFTSVILATTEDTWSQLFDKMGRTYQQPKLVMYRGATRTGCGTGQSVMGPFYCPADSTVYIDLSFYDDMKSKLGADGDFAQGYVIAHEVGHHVQKLLGIEPKVRQLQQNASQTEVNALSVRMELQADCYAGVWGHNMQQQGVLEAGDLEEALNAAEAIGDDRLQQQSQGHVVPDSFTHGSSQQRYTWFKRGFDSGDPAQCNTFGRAM, from the coding sequence ATGCGCTGGCAAGGGCGTCGTGAAAGTGACAATGTAGAAGACAGGCGCAGCGGTGGCGGCGGTCCGATGATGGGCGGCCCGGGCTTTCGCTTACCTCGCGGTAAGGGGGGGCTGGTTCTGCTGGTGGTGGTACTGGTAGCAGGGTACTACGGCGTCGACCTGACCGGTTTACTCACCGGCCAACCGATGGAACAGCAGCAATCGCAGCGTTCCATTAGCCCTAATGAGGACGAAGCGGCAAAATTCACTTCGGTGATCCTGGCCACGACCGAAGACACATGGAGCCAGCTGTTCGACAAAATGGGCCGGACCTATCAGCAGCCGAAACTGGTGATGTATCGCGGCGCCACGCGCACCGGATGCGGCACCGGCCAGTCGGTAATGGGGCCGTTCTACTGCCCGGCCGATTCGACCGTCTATATCGATCTCTCTTTTTATGATGACATGAAATCAAAACTGGGCGCCGATGGCGATTTCGCTCAGGGCTATGTTATTGCCCATGAAGTTGGGCACCACGTGCAGAAGCTGCTGGGTATCGAGCCAAAGGTGCGTCAGCTGCAGCAAAATGCCAGCCAGACTGAAGTAAACGCGCTGTCGGTGCGCATGGAGCTACAGGCCGACTGCTACGCCGGCGTGTGGGGACACAATATGCAGCAGCAAGGCGTGCTGGAAGCGGGCGACCTGGAAGAGGCGCTCAACGCCGCCGAAGCCATTGGTGATGATCGCCTGCAGCAGCAAAGCCAGGGGCACGTCGTCCCCGATAGCTTTACTCACGGCAGCTCACAGCAGCGCTACACCTGGTTCAAACGCGGTTTCGATAGCGGTGACCCGGCGCAGTGCAATACCTTTGGCCGCGCAATGTAA